The Haloplanus vescus genomic sequence TTCCGCGACGATGGGGGCATCGGAGACGCCGGGTACGTGGTCGTCGACGGTGTCGCCGGCACACGCCCGGTCGAGGACGGCGGTCACGTCGTAGTCTGCGTATCGGAGGACGCCGACGGCGGTTTTCGCCCGATTCGGGAACTGTTCGTGGGCGAGGACGACCACCTCGTCGTCCGGTTCGAGTGACGTGGACATACCGACACAGAGGCCCGTGACCCGAATTAACCTCCCGGTTGACCCGCGCGCTTTTCCGGATATCCGCCCTACACGAAGTATGGCCGTCTACCAACGCCGGACGCGCGTCGCCGCGCCGCTCGACGAGGTGTGGGACTTTCACTCCCGAGTCAGCGGGCTGGAGGCGCTGACGCCCGACTGGCTGAACCTCCGCGTCGAATCGGTTACCGGGCCGGACGGTGACCCCGACCCCGAGATACTGGAAGCCGGGGCGCGCATCGACGCCTCGGTCCGTCCCTTCGATATCGGCCCGCGACAGCGGTGGACCTCGATAATCACCGCCCGCGAGCGCGACGACGGGACCGCGTACTTCCGCGACCGGATGGAGGGTGGCCCGTTCCGGGAGTGGGAGCACACCCATCGCTTCTTCGCTGACGGCGACGAGACGATAGTCGACGACCGGGTCGCCTACGCCCTCCCACTCGGCCCACTCGACGGCGCGATTGCGCCGCTCGCGAAACTCGGTCTCGACCCGATGTTCCGGTATCGCCACCGGCAGACACGCGAACGCCTCGAATCGCCTGAACGGTTTTGAGGGCGGCGTCCCAACTTCCGGGCATGGACGTCGTCGATATGGACCACGTCGCGCTCCGCGTCAGCGACGTGGACCGCGCGCTCGAATTCTATCACGACCTACTCGGCCTCTCGGTCCGTGACCACGACCGGTTCGAGGCCGGTGAGGTGCCCTACGTCGCCGTCGTCGCCGGGGGCCGCCACCTCCATCTCGTCCCCACCGACGACCCCATCGACGTGGGCGGCGAACACGTCTGTCTGCTCGTTCGCTCCGACGGGACGGGCACCCGTGCGGAACTCGACGCCCTCCTCGACGACTTGCGCGACGCGGGCGTCGAGATAGAGGCCGGCGAACCTCACGAGCGCTACGGGGCCTACGGCCGCGACTGGGCGGCGTACGTCCGTGACCCCGACGGGCGACGGGTCGAACTCAAGTTGCATTAGCGGTGCTTCGGATGGCGTGACTACTCGACTACCCCTACGGTGTCCTGCGATTCTATCTTATGAAGACTAATTTTCTTCGAAACGGCAAATAGGGGGATATTCAACATCATTTACGTAGTTGGAGGTATAGGTATGCTCCAACGATGCGTTCGATACGCGATTGGCTGTGGGTGGTCGGGTTTGCAACCCTCGTCGTGTTCTCGATTCCCTGGTTCCTCTGGGGGTCGTCGAGGGTGGTCGCCGGGTTGCCGGTGTGGCTCTGGTGGCACCTCGGCTGGATGGTACTGGCTTCCGTCACGTTCGCGCTGTTCACCCGGTCGGCTTGGGACCGGCTGATGGGCGTCGACGCCGTCAGGGGTGGTGACGCGTGACGCTCCAACCGCTCGGCATCGTCCTCGCTTACCTCCTCCTGACGCTCGGCATCGGCCTGTTCGCCTACCGCGTCGGCGGCAACGACGCCGAGGACTTCTATCTCGCCAGCCGGACGCTCGGCACGCTCGTCCTCCTCTTCACCACCTTCGCGACGCTCCTGTCGGCCTTTACCTTCTTCGGGGGGCCGAACCTCGCCTACGCCGCCGGTCCCGAGTGGATTCTCGTGATGGGCGTGATGGACGGGGTTCTTTTCGCCATCCTCTGGTATCTCATCGGCTACCGGCAGTGGCTCATCGGCCGCGCCCGCGACTACGTCACGCTCGGCGAGATGCTCGGTGACCGCTTCGGGTCGCCGCTCCTCCGAGCGCTGGTCGCCGGCGTCAGCCTCCTCTGGCTCTTCCCCTACGTCATGCTCCAGCAGATGGGGGCCGGCGAGGCGCTCCGTGGACTGACGGCCGGCGCCGTCCCCTACTGGGGCGGCGCGGCGCTCATCACACTCTTTATGATTGCCTACGTGACCCTCTCGGGACTCCGAGGCGTCGCATGGACCGACACGATTCAGGGGCTGTTCATGCTCTCCGTCCTCTGGGTCGCGGTGGCGTGGGTCGTGAGCAGTCTCGGCGGCGTCGGCGCCGCTACCGACGGGATGATCGCTGCCAACCCCGACTTCGCCTCGCTCGGCGGCGGCGTCTACACCCCGCAGTTCATCATCTCTAGCGCCGTCACCATCGCCTTCGGCGTCACCATGTTCCCGCAGATAAACCAGCGCTTCTTCGTCGCGAAGTCGGCGACGGTGCTGAAACGCTCCTTCGCGCTCTGGCCGGTGCTGGTCCTCCTCCTGTTCGTCCCCGCGTTCATGCTCGGGGCGTGGGCCGCGGGGCTTCCCATCGAGGTGCCCGAGGGGGCGAACGTCCTCTCGGTCCTGCTGGCGGAGTACACGCCAACGTGGTTCGCGGCGCTCGTCGTCGCCGGCGCGATGGCGGCGATGATGTCCTCGTCGGACTCGATGCTCCTCTCGGGGTCGTCCTACTTCACCCGTGACCTCTATCGACCGCTGGTCGACCCCGACGTGAGCGAGCGACGAGAGGCGTGGATTGCTCGGCTGGGCGTCGCCGTCTTCGCGACGTTCGCCTTCCTCGCCAGCCTCACCCGCCCCGGCACACTCATCGAAGTCGGCGACACCGCCTTCTCCGGGTTCGCCCTCTTGGCTCCGTCCGTGATGATCGCGCTCTACTGGGACGCGACGACCCGCGACGGCATGCTCGTCGGCATCGCCGTGCCGCAGGTCCTCTATCTCCTCCACGTCCTGCTTCCGGCGGTCACCGTCAGCCTTCGCGGCACGACCGTCGACCTCCTCGCTCGCTCGTACGGCGGGTGGGACGTCGCCCTCGCGTTCATGGCTCTCGGCGCCCTCCTGACCGTCGGCGTCTCGCTCGCCTCCTCGCCCTCCTTTGGCGAGGACGCCGCGCGCTTCGCTGTCGACGGGGACTAGTCTCCGGAACACCTACTTACTCCCCGTGTTATCACCTCCCTATGAGCGATATTCTCGACGACGAGACCACCGCGAAAATCGTCAAGAACATCCGAGAGAGCGAACAGCCGAGTCCG encodes the following:
- a CDS encoding VOC family protein; the protein is MDVVDMDHVALRVSDVDRALEFYHDLLGLSVRDHDRFEAGEVPYVAVVAGGRHLHLVPTDDPIDVGGEHVCLLVRSDGTGTRAELDALLDDLRDAGVEIEAGEPHERYGAYGRDWAAYVRDPDGRRVELKLH
- a CDS encoding SRPBCC family protein, which codes for MAVYQRRTRVAAPLDEVWDFHSRVSGLEALTPDWLNLRVESVTGPDGDPDPEILEAGARIDASVRPFDIGPRQRWTSIITARERDDGTAYFRDRMEGGPFREWEHTHRFFADGDETIVDDRVAYALPLGPLDGAIAPLAKLGLDPMFRYRHRQTRERLESPERF
- a CDS encoding DUF3311 domain-containing protein, with the protein product MRSIRDWLWVVGFATLVVFSIPWFLWGSSRVVAGLPVWLWWHLGWMVLASVTFALFTRSAWDRLMGVDAVRGGDA
- a CDS encoding sodium:solute symporter family protein, which codes for MTLQPLGIVLAYLLLTLGIGLFAYRVGGNDAEDFYLASRTLGTLVLLFTTFATLLSAFTFFGGPNLAYAAGPEWILVMGVMDGVLFAILWYLIGYRQWLIGRARDYVTLGEMLGDRFGSPLLRALVAGVSLLWLFPYVMLQQMGAGEALRGLTAGAVPYWGGAALITLFMIAYVTLSGLRGVAWTDTIQGLFMLSVLWVAVAWVVSSLGGVGAATDGMIAANPDFASLGGGVYTPQFIISSAVTIAFGVTMFPQINQRFFVAKSATVLKRSFALWPVLVLLLFVPAFMLGAWAAGLPIEVPEGANVLSVLLAEYTPTWFAALVVAGAMAAMMSSSDSMLLSGSSYFTRDLYRPLVDPDVSERREAWIARLGVAVFATFAFLASLTRPGTLIEVGDTAFSGFALLAPSVMIALYWDATTRDGMLVGIAVPQVLYLLHVLLPAVTVSLRGTTVDLLARSYGGWDVALAFMALGALLTVGVSLASSPSFGEDAARFAVDGD